GCGCGCACGATGCGGGCGTAGCCAGCGTAAAGGGAAAGGTTTTTCGCAGGCAGCCATTCGAGCTGCACTTCCCAGCCATCGCGGGTGGTCTCGCCGACGTTTTCATAGACGCCGGGCGAGACTTGCGTCGTTTCATCGTCGTTTTCCGTATGATAGCCTTCGACCGAGAACCTCCAACCGGGCGCGAACCCGAAGCGCAGGCCAAGATCGAAGGACCCCACCGTGGACGACTCCAGCCCGGACACGGACGCACCACCAGGTGCATCGAGCGGACCGGTGCCGGAATAGGGACTGAGCTCGTTCGATGCAGGCGGGCGGAATCCCTGTCCGTAATTGGCGAAAATTTCCAACCGGCTGGCCGGCGTGAGCACGAGGCCGATGCGTGGAGTGAAAACCGGACGACTGTAGGTGGCCGAAGCATCGGGCTGGCGACGATTCCCGATATCGTAATCGAAACCATCGGCGCGAATGCCACCAACGAGCTTGAGCGCGTTTGCGAGCTTCCACTGGGCTTGGACAAACGCGCCGTAGGCAGCAGGTCGAGATCGTAGTTAAAGGCATAGTTGGTGGTCGGAACGTTGTCCGACCAAAGGCGCGACTCGGCGTCGCCGCGGTCATAGCGTCCTTCAAGGCCGACAGTCAGCGAACCGCGGTTGCCGACAAGGAAGTTTCGCAATGCACGGGCGCCCAAGATATCGCGTCGGTCGTAAAGCACGTTGAGGTTGGTTGCCGTGGCCCCTACCGCACGGGTGCGCTCGTAATACTCGTAGCCGAGGGAGGCATTCCAGCCTTCTTCGCTTCTGGCGGGCGCGCGGGTGAAGACGAGGCTGGCCCGGGTGGCCTCACCCCACGCGGGCGCAGTATAGGGATCGCGATCGCGGGCGCTGACCGCGCCGGAGCGCAGATCGCCCAGACGCAGCATGCCGGAGGCGTTCCAATAGGCGCGCTGAAAGGCGGCGCGGGCGGCCCACACACCATCTGCATGGAGAATGGAGGTCTTTCCGAAAAGACTCAGCCGGTCGGAGTCCGCGTGGTCGCGGTATCCGTCCGAGTGCCGGGCATCAGCGGCGAACAGTCCTTGCACGCCACGCGTCTGGCCGGAGGCGGTCAGCGCACCGTGGAGATAGCCATGGCTGCCCGCGTCCACTCGGGCCGACGCATCCGGGGCCACCGAACGCGTGACAATGTTGACCGCACCGGCGCGGTTCTGATTGCCATAGAGCGCGGAGAATGGTCCCTTGATGACCTCAATGCGCTCGATCATCTCCGGTGTGAGCCAGCTCAGGTCATTCATACCGTCGGAGAGCGCGGAGGAGGGGAGGTTTTGCGCGATGCCGTCCACGTAAACCGCGACGTCGGCGCCATGGGTGCGGGTAAGAAAACCGCGCATCTTGATTGAAGTGCCGGTGTCGCCTTGGTTGAGATTGTGCGCCATGATGCCGGGCACGCGGCGCAGGAGACCGCCAAAGTCGCCCGTAAAATTCGTGCGCTCCAGCGAGTCGTGGTCGATGATGCTGACGGACGCCGGCAGGCCCGTGCTTTGCAGCGTGATGTCGCCGATGCCGAGCGCGTTGTCACCGACGACCTTGTAGCGGTCAAGCCTGACGATTTCCCCATCGGACTCCCCGGTTGGGGCGGGAACGATGGTCTGAGCCGACAGGGCGGATGTGAAAAGAATCAGAGGGATGGATAACAAACGAGTATGATAAGGGGAGTGCATGGGTTGGTCTGGATAAATGCGTATAAACACAATCCGGCCGCCAGTGGCGGACGCGGACAAATGACAGGGTTACGAATAAAACACCGGACCGCGCAGGGACCGGCGGACGAACAATCAAGCCAATTTAGACCCGCGGCGGCGCACGCCCCGGCGGCAACGCATGCGGATCACCGCCAGTACCGGCACCGGTGGAAAAGTGGCCACCCGTATGGCAAGCACACGCTCTATGAAAGCCGTCGCCGGCAGCCCGATTGCAACGAGCACGTGGCCGCTTGAGAAAAGTGTGATAATGCAGCCGGAGTCATCATGGTCGTGTCCATTCGCGCCGGCCATTCCTTCGGCAAGTTTGCCATCGTGCGTGTCGGACGCAGGGGAGGCATGATGCTCGTCACAGTGCACATATCCGGAATGCCTGAGATGGCCGCAAAGCCATTCGTGCGCGGCAGAACTTGCTGCAAACACGTTCAGTGCCAATATCACCATCACGCCCAGCACCGCCATGAGGCGGTGCAAGCGAGGCGTATAATGGGTGCGGGGGAAGGTCATCGAAATGTGTGGTGGAATGAGCCTAGCAAAGTCGTCAAGCCTCCGCGATCCATCAGGCACTGCGTGCCCTGCAATCACTCCATCTGTCACCAAGCAGCGTTTAAATCCTTCGACCAATTCATCTCGGTTGAGATTTCGGCCGATAAAAACGAACGTGTTCACGCGCGACTCGTCGCCCCATGGGCGGTCGAGGCGTCCGTCAAAGAGCATGTGCACCCCCTGAAAAACCAGCCGTTGGTCGCTGCCGTGGACAGCCAGCACGCCCTTGCTGCGGAAGATGTCGTTGCCCTTCGTGCGCAACAACACGTCCAGCCACTCGTTCAATCGCTTTCCATCGAGATTTCCGGGCAGGCTTACGCCTACGGACGTCACCTCTTCGTCGTGCTCATGGTCGGGCTTGAAGGTGTGCTCCCATTTCGGCGCAACGCCTTCGCCCGCGATGTGGAGCGCGGCATTGAACTCATCCGGATGGTGCTGGGTGAACAGAGCGTAAAGCCCTGCCCTTTTTACAAGCACGGGAAAAACTGCCGGAAAAGCAGAAAAACTCAGTTGTTGGTGCGTTTCACCCGGCAGGATGGCGTCACCGGGGCGCAGAACCGTCTCCCAATCCGAAAAAGTCCGCACCGCCGCCTCGCGGGCGGTCGTGATGTCAGTCTCGCTCAGACTGGCAACCGGCAGCAATGTCACGCTCATCTCGGGATCGGGTCCTTCATCGATGGTCAAGGCCGCTTTGCCAGCGGGCAGTTCATAGACGCCCGCCCACTCGAACGGATATTCCGGCTCCAAGAACTGCGGGTCGATTTCCGTGGCCCGAGAGAGATTAAAGCCGCCTACGCCCAGCACCCGATCCAAGGCAATCTCCCCGTTGCGCGTCCGATGGATTTTCGCGGCAGCGTTCATTTTCCGCAGACGAGCTTCCAATGCGTTTAGCTCGTTTGGTTCCACGAGATCAATCTTGTTCAAGAGGATCACATCCGCGAATGCGACCTGTTCCCGCGCTTCATCGGAGTCGTCGAGATGCAGCGCGATGTGTTCGTCTACGACGGTGACGATCGCATCGAGGCGGAAGACCTCGCGAATTTCGGGGTCGGTGAAAAACGTCTGCGCCACTGGACCGGGATCGGCGAGCCCAGTAGTTTCGATGAGCACCGCATCAAGGGGCTCCTTGCGCTTGGCCAGCCGGGTGAGAATACGGATGAGATCGCCGCGCACGGTGCAGCAAATGCAGCCATTGTTCATTTCGAACAACTCCTCATCGCTTTGGATGACGAGTTGGTTATCAACGCCAACCTCGCCAAACTCGTTTTCGATGACGGCGATCTTCTTGCCGTGCTGTTCGGTGAGAATGCGGTTGAGCAGCGTGGTCTTTCCTGCGCCGAGAAAGCCAGTGAGGATAGTCACAGGGATGGGATTCTTTGGGTTCATAATGGAAATTCGTTCAGCCGAATCTCGCGTGCATCGCCGCGATGGGAAAATTTCGGCCGGGACAAACGGTGCGCCCGGGATTGATTTCGCGGTGCACCGCGAAACGCACCGGAGTCTTTACTACATCTGCTTTGAGATATTCGACCAACGCGATGAAAGAACGAAGTTGCCCCGGCGTGGGTTGGGTTTCCTCAAAATTCCCAACGCAACAAATGCCGATGCCGACTTGGTTGACCGCCTCGTCGTGGACATGTCCCCCGGCGAACTGCTTCAACCAGCGTCCGCCAATTTCAATTTCGCCGTCACCCGATCGGCTTCCGTTGCCAATGACGAAGTGATAAGCGAGGCCATGCTCCATGCCGTGAGACCGATGATAGCGGTCGAATATCGCCGCGTTCCCGACAGCGGTTCCGCTATGATGACCCACAATGATTTTCCAGCGGTCGGGAACGATGGTGAGCGCTCGGGTCGTCGCTGCGACACGATCCAATGCCGCCGGGCGGCTTCGCCCCGCAATCGTCTTGGCTGCGCCGCGAAGCGCCACCGAGCTTCCGAGCAGAGCCAGCCCAATGAGAAAGGTGCGACGGTTATGCTTCGAGATCATTTTTCACGTCGCGCATACCAAGCGTGAATCAACAGGGACTGCGAAAATTGCACGGCCGAGGGGAAGCCTGCTTCGGCGAGCAATGCTTCCATTGCCTCGGCCGGTAGCAGCCCGACCTCGCGAGCGTAGGCGGCAAGCATGCCCTGAATCTGTTCCTCGTTCGCTCCCGAGTAACGCATCATCCGCTGCCAGACGCCAAGCAGGCTCTCGTGCTGGCCGCGCGGAGCAGTCGTGAGATCGGCGCTGACGAGCAATCCGCCCGGACGAAGCCGGGACGCGATCTCGCAAAAAAAACCAACGCGCTGCGCCCGGTCCGTGAGAAACTGAGAAACAAGAATCGCCGTGGCGGCATGGAACTTAACCTCGGCAGGAAGTTCATGCACGTAGGCCGCATGGAAATCGCAGCGGTCGGCGATGCCCGCCGCCGCAACGCGTCGCTTGCAAACGTCGAGCATAGGCGCAGAGGGATCGACCGCCGCGAAGCGCCAGCCGGGAAAGAATCGTGCGAGGGCGATCAGTTCTGCGCCGGTGCCGACGCCAAGACAAAGAACATGGGCATCGCGCGGCAGTTCCTGAAAAACCAAGTTCATCTGCAAATGCAGACTGTCGCGCAACGGTGCCAGTTTTGTCCAGCGGTCGTCGTAAGACTCGGCGTGTTGCCGGTCGAATTTCATGGGAGCATTGGATGGATTCATCGGGATCGAAGGTTTGTTTAGAAATGGAATGTCTAGGCGGCCTTCGCCGCGACTGCAGTCTGCGTCGGCATCATGTGCATGGAATCGGCATCGTAGCCTTGGTTGGAGGCACACACTCAGGCGCGCATGGTTTCGAGGTAGAGTTTTTCGAGATCAGCGTGACTGATTTCTGCGGCGGTGAGTTCGCGCACCAACTGACCGCGGCGCATGATGCCCACGCGCGTAGCGTCTTCCTTCGCGCGGAAAAGATCGTGCGTGGCCATGAGAATGGCGACGCCGCGGCTTCGGAGTTGTCCGAGCAGTCGGCTGAACTCATGCGATGCACTTGGATCAAGGCCGCTGGTGGGCTCATCAAGCAGGAGCGCTTTCGCCTTTTTTGCCAAGGCGATCGCGATGCCGACTTTCTGTCGCATGCCCTTGGAGTACCCGCTCACGC
This genomic stretch from Termitidicoccus mucosus harbors:
- a CDS encoding class I SAM-dependent methyltransferase, whose protein sequence is MKFDRQHAESYDDRWTKLAPLRDSLHLQMNLVFQELPRDAHVLCLGVGTGAELIALARFFPGWRFAAVDPSAPMLDVCKRRVAAAGIADRCDFHAAYVHELPAEVKFHAATAILVSQFLTDRAQRVGFFCEIASRLRPGGLLVSADLTTAPRGQHESLLGVWQRMMRYSGANEEQIQGMLAAYAREVGLLPAEAMEALLAEAGFPSAVQFSQSLLIHAWYARREK
- a CDS encoding GTP-binding protein — its product is MNPKNPIPVTILTGFLGAGKTTLLNRILTEQHGKKIAVIENEFGEVGVDNQLVIQSDEELFEMNNGCICCTVRGDLIRILTRLAKRKEPLDAVLIETTGLADPGPVAQTFFTDPEIREVFRLDAIVTVVDEHIALHLDDSDEAREQVAFADVILLNKIDLVEPNELNALEARLRKMNAAAKIHRTRNGEIALDRVLGVGGFNLSRATEIDPQFLEPEYPFEWAGVYELPAGKAALTIDEGPDPEMSVTLLPVASLSETDITTAREAAVRTFSDWETVLRPGDAILPGETHQQLSFSAFPAVFPVLVKRAGLYALFTQHHPDEFNAALHIAGEGVAPKWEHTFKPDHEHDEEVTSVGVSLPGNLDGKRLNEWLDVLLRTKGNDIFRSKGVLAVHGSDQRLVFQGVHMLFDGRLDRPWGDESRVNTFVFIGRNLNRDELVEGFKRCLVTDGVIAGHAVPDGSRRLDDFARLIPPHISMTFPRTHYTPRLHRLMAVLGVMVILALNVFAASSAAHEWLCGHLRHSGYVHCDEHHASPASDTHDGKLAEGMAGANGHDHDDSGCIITLFSSGHVLVAIGLPATAFIERVLAIRVATFPPVPVLAVIRMRCRRGVRRRGSKLA
- a CDS encoding peptidoglycan recognition protein family protein — translated: MISKHNRRTFLIGLALLGSSVALRGAAKTIAGRSRPAALDRVAATTRALTIVPDRWKIIVGHHSGTAVGNAAIFDRYHRSHGMEHGLAYHFVIGNGSRSGDGEIEIGGRWLKQFAGGHVHDEAVNQVGIGICCVGNFEETQPTPGQLRSFIALVEYLKADVVKTPVRFAVHREINPGRTVCPGRNFPIAAMHARFG